Proteins from a genomic interval of Lycium ferocissimum isolate CSIRO_LF1 chromosome 2, AGI_CSIRO_Lferr_CH_V1, whole genome shotgun sequence:
- the LOC132038048 gene encoding uncharacterized protein LOC132038048 isoform X1 gives MGRVASTECNREGPDYFGLFASEVAELISQDEDFLLISDQIFEKSGEVNGAVKEKNSSMHSYIAKEFRYTDGSASLFSDCFGSHVSDFGKERLKLLLRQSIVPLSREVDEILDPVFSVCQLRSCLRYKESLLAVPGTVSDSDQGNHPRKKLKASPLSDLEREDLNISPSRGDMLNGVKKVEAEQVKESFAKKEQKEQKQVGSNAGATPGDLDIPNDLQFLLRNDSTKVESVMKMHCDELLVTLEYMEEKLEELLDIVMSNCRLMTLPEKRRLRQLIQELPPRNLDRVVEMLCRGKQVEKHSCSEVHVDLENEDKATLWRVYFYVETVENAKRLREV, from the exons ATGGGTAGGGTTGCTTCGACCGAATGCAACAGAGAAGGACCAGATTACTTTGGGCTTTTTGCATCTGAGGTGGCGGAGTTAATTTCTCAGGATGAAGATTTTCTGCTAATTTCGGATCAGATATTTGAGAAATCTGGGGAAGTAAATGGTGCTGTCAAAGAAAAGAATAGTAGTATGCATAGCTATATAGCCAAAGAGTTTAGATACACCGATGGTTCTGCTTCCTTATTTTCTGATTGTTTTGGATCTCATGTTTCggattttggaaaggaaagattGAAGCTGTTGCTTCGGCAAAGTATTGTTCCCCTTTCACGGGAAGTGGACGAG ATTCTGGATCCTGTATTTTCCGTATGTCAGTTACGGTCATGCCTAAGGTACAAAGAAAGTTTATTAGCTGTACCTGGTACTGTATCTGACTCTGATCAAGGGAACCATCCTCGGAAGAAGCTCAAGGCATCCCCTCTCTCA GATTTAGAGAGAGAGGACTTGAATATCTCTCCATCTAGAGGAGATATGTTGAATGGTGTTAAAAAAGTCGAAGCTGAACAGGTAAAAGAATCCTTTGCAAAAAAGGAGCAAAAGGAGCAAAAGCAAGTGGGTTCAAATGCTGGAGCAACTCCTGGTGACCTGGAT ATCCCCAATGATTTGCAGTTTTTGCTACGAAATGATAGCACAAAGGTTGAGAGTGTGATGAAGATGCATTGTGATGAACTTTTAGTGACG CTTGAGTACATGGAGGAGAAGCTTGAAGAACTTCTTGATATTGTTATGTCGAATTGCAG GTTAATGACTTTACCTGAGAAACGCCGCCTCCGGCAGTTGATACAAGAACTTCCGCCTAGGAATCTTGATCGTGTTGTCGAGATGTTATGCCGTGGTAAGCAAGTTGAGAAACATTCTTGCAGTGAGGTGCATGTTGACTTAGAAAATGAG GACAAAGCAACACTTTGGAGAGTGTATTTCTACGTTGAAACAGTTGAAAATGCTAAGAGGCTTCGCGAGGTGTAA
- the LOC132038048 gene encoding uncharacterized protein LOC132038048 isoform X2, whose product MGRVASTECNREGPDYFGLFASEVAELISQDEDFLLISDQIFEKSGEVNGAVKEKNSSMHSYIAKEFRYTDGSASLFSDCFGSHVSDFGKERLKLLLRQSIVPLSREVDEILDPVFSVCQLRSCLRYKESLLAVPGTVSDSDQGNHPRKKLKASPLSDLEREDLNISPSRGDMLNGVKKVEAEQVKESFAKKEQKEQKQVGSNAGATPGDLDIPNDLQFLLRNDSTKVESVMKMHCDELLVTLEYMEEKLEELLDIVMSNCRLMTLPEKRRLRQLIQELPPRNLDRVVEMLCRGKQVEKHSCSEDKATLWRVYFYVETVENAKRLREV is encoded by the exons ATGGGTAGGGTTGCTTCGACCGAATGCAACAGAGAAGGACCAGATTACTTTGGGCTTTTTGCATCTGAGGTGGCGGAGTTAATTTCTCAGGATGAAGATTTTCTGCTAATTTCGGATCAGATATTTGAGAAATCTGGGGAAGTAAATGGTGCTGTCAAAGAAAAGAATAGTAGTATGCATAGCTATATAGCCAAAGAGTTTAGATACACCGATGGTTCTGCTTCCTTATTTTCTGATTGTTTTGGATCTCATGTTTCggattttggaaaggaaagattGAAGCTGTTGCTTCGGCAAAGTATTGTTCCCCTTTCACGGGAAGTGGACGAG ATTCTGGATCCTGTATTTTCCGTATGTCAGTTACGGTCATGCCTAAGGTACAAAGAAAGTTTATTAGCTGTACCTGGTACTGTATCTGACTCTGATCAAGGGAACCATCCTCGGAAGAAGCTCAAGGCATCCCCTCTCTCA GATTTAGAGAGAGAGGACTTGAATATCTCTCCATCTAGAGGAGATATGTTGAATGGTGTTAAAAAAGTCGAAGCTGAACAGGTAAAAGAATCCTTTGCAAAAAAGGAGCAAAAGGAGCAAAAGCAAGTGGGTTCAAATGCTGGAGCAACTCCTGGTGACCTGGAT ATCCCCAATGATTTGCAGTTTTTGCTACGAAATGATAGCACAAAGGTTGAGAGTGTGATGAAGATGCATTGTGATGAACTTTTAGTGACG CTTGAGTACATGGAGGAGAAGCTTGAAGAACTTCTTGATATTGTTATGTCGAATTGCAG GTTAATGACTTTACCTGAGAAACGCCGCCTCCGGCAGTTGATACAAGAACTTCCGCCTAGGAATCTTGATCGTGTTGTCGAGATGTTATGCCGTGGTAAGCAAGTTGAGAAACATTCTTGCAGTGAG GACAAAGCAACACTTTGGAGAGTGTATTTCTACGTTGAAACAGTTGAAAATGCTAAGAGGCTTCGCGAGGTGTAA